Genomic DNA from Manihot esculenta cultivar AM560-2 chromosome 15, M.esculenta_v8, whole genome shotgun sequence:
cctgatttttcacatactctgtaaacagTTCTAGGAACAAACCATGtacacaaaagatttacaacacaataacagctaagtcaagcacaactctaactttatacacaactgttacatctctttaaatttacatgtccactatattctattacacaattcttctctctttctgacctctgctggactgtccctgtacactgtacactgaacctgcaaaactggggttaagggagtgggatgagctctatagcccaatgagtagaacagtaaaacaagtcattcacacatgatcttatggaatgcatcatatcacagacaatccacatcaagggtaaacctgtcaccacatagtcccggtaactctgccgtgccagggcgtagaatcgagcacctggtcttcctgtcatatatgtatatgtgtatataacacctctgtacttaccgttgccagggcgtagtcaaaggctcctggactttactatatacctgccagggcgtagtcaaaggctcctggacttctctgtgccagggcgtagtcaaaggctcctggacttctctcagagactattggatcattcagcattcacccacaacaacaattaactatgcaatgcagcatattcatgaattctaatgcaatcaacctattataaactcatgatgcatgaactatgctgaaagcagtttagttctcaattaaaagcattaagtttagttccactcacctctggctagctgaactgactctgcaggttctgacaactctggagcagtactcactgctgctctctctggttcctctggtctgtatagatacagataaactcaaatgagggaccaaactagcttatgaacaactctattaaactccccaagaatcctcttaaactcactctaacatccatgcaaagcatgcaaaggaaagctggacagaacactttcggcagcaggttcggcggccgaaagtcctctccagagacgaaactcaagcaccttcggcggccgaatctctactttcggctgccgaaccctttcgggggcaagtttcggaggctgaaaggcactccagagacgaaagtctctaaccttcggcggccgaacttccctccagagccgaaagtccaaaagctcggggacAAGCTTGggtagccgaagccacctcctcatgggttcgacggccaaatgtaccttcggcggccgaacctgagttcatccgcaaggcagaaacttgctctgcctctcgccaaaagcacaaaacccctctcaactcaaacacctcaattcctcaacttgcatacacctaagtatatgctcaaaggggtcaaaacctacctaaaaaccccaacaacacaaactacataacacaaaaacaagcttttctcacaaaagcatcaaaactctctttttaaacctattcatgcaactctctccataaaccccataaaaccataaaaaatcataaaaacaagttcaggatcttcacttaccttctaATAttaagtagatgaatgatcctaacgtggagttttgaagcaactctccttcaaactctccaaatttcacaactttgtgtttttagctcaaaaccttcaaaataacataaaactcaatcaaatctttgcaagattggatgaaaacatgaaagaatactcaaaaaggacagagtctcacctcagcaggtgaaagaaacggcgaagcttatcctttcaaccgactgagggccgttttataggtggctggccagaccaccttcggcggccatacgtgaaaccgaaagccatgcacgttcggcggccaaacctcaacttcggcggccgaacctggcttttctgccttagttcatttcactcaaaaactcatttccttatgcttaaaactttatgaacatatcaaaacattttagaaaaccataaatcgaacccttctagagacttccgacatctcggattccaccggaaagtagaattctgatgtcggactccagccgggtattacagattcgttaattatattaaaatatagagattaaaatgtaatttatcattaatttaataatggTTAATAATCCATATAAATGCAAGTATTTCTCTAATTTCTTTAACACAATTGTGGTACTTCGAgttatttaattgtttacttaataaataatttaatatttaaatttttatagtttatattgtaaaaataaatttaaaaataactaataatttGATATTTACTTTTAGTAAATCTAGTACTTGTTCTTTAgaaatatgatgtaatgagaaTAGTTTTATTCTGCCCAAATTGTAGTTTGGGGCATGGTATTTGCTGATCTTGACGATGGGTTAAAATAATAGAGGTGGTTGGTTTAGTGGGACggtaaaattgaaaaatgaaaactGAGCAGAGCTCAGATTGTTTTGTGTATTTTTGATGTGGTTTTCACCGTAATTAaccatgtggatctcagtgggtatgaTGAGAATTCTAATGATGAAGAGATCTCCAAAGTCCCACAAATAGTATCAATTGATAttctcaaatttaataaaagattgGATTAGGTTATGTGTGTAGGAATTTAGGCCGAATAGCTCAAGCctctcttccttttttttttttcctttttggtttTTAGTGACATGTAACCGCGACACTACTATAGTATAACATGTCGTTGTTACGTACGTACGGATATACTATATATTTCTCCATCATTAAGcaaccatttaattctctctgTTACTTATGTTAGACATGATTCCGAATGTATAGGGATTTATTGTTCCACTGATTTATCAAATCAGTTGAACTGGATCTCTTTATCCGTAGTACCGGCGCGTATAGTCTTCTCTCGTGAGCTCACCTATGGTTTGGATAAAATttaacaatttaaatataatttatccatttaaaaaggtagaaaaaatatttttatatttttcaagtaaaaataaataaagagatttTTAATTTGGACAGattgattattaattatttaaatgtttaattttaaaaatatataaatcgattcgtaattatattaaaatatagagattaaaatataatttatccttAATTTAATAATCGCTAATAACCTATATGATGCAAGTATTTCTCTAATTTCTTTAACACAACAACTGTGGTATTTGGAgttatttaattgtttatttaataaataattaatatttatatttttatagtttatattgtaaaaataaatttaaaaataactaataatttGATACTTATACTTGTTCTTTAGAGATATATGATGTGATGAGAATAGTTTTATAATGCCTCAAATTGTAAACttgaaaataaaagagtttttgaataactaatacttttattttagaTAAAACAAAAGTtacgttttattatttaaataaattatataataaattattgttcATAAAATACATATGGTCtgaaaatttctttttaataattgtAACAGTTGAAGAAGACAgcttttatttaacttttttaaaaacaaattattttgaattttaagaaATGATTTGATTAAGTGAAGTTAAATAcaacattaatttaaataataataaaaatataattataaataatataaaaaaatagagtgtATTTTTTCCAATTCCATTATTATCCCTTCCACttttacatataatataaaaaatatattaattaatctctaccTTTTCAAATTATAAACTATTCAATTCATTATCCctccatttaaaataaaaagttttataaaaattcattttaataaatttattttttaacaataaaaaaatttaaacatgaatttaatttttttttttttttttatagaaaagcaCGTGAATGGCATAAACAAAAtagtcataattttaaaattacagaaATTTAATAGCAACGTTTTGTGTCattgaaaacaaaaatattttaataattaagattttaaattataaaaatggtCAGTATAGGCTACCCGCATGTTTCCATTTGGTTTAAATTTATAGAGCAGTTTACAAGATTAGACGTCCCAGTAGGAATGTGGGAAGTTTCCTCAGTGATGCCTGGATAAATTCAGGTGAGAAAATTACATTAATACTAGCTTTCAGGTTTCCTTCATACAAAAATTCAAGACCAGACTGTCAACTTTATAGAGAAACCTCTCCTGAGAAGGTGGAAAAGAAAGAAGTACAGAGAAACCATGACTAAAATCTCATCAATCTAGCCATTGATTACATCTTATGGATgtctaaaatcaaattaaacttgTGAAAGGAAAAGCTAAGCACAATGAATGGATGCTGTTGATTAAAACAAGACTGATAATTATCTTCCCAACACTAGGAAACCTTTGTTAAATTGCTGGGGAAATTTTGATGAAGATTTCTTCAATCACTTTATCATTAACTTTAACCACCACCAACATTGATGCGCAGAATCTTTAATATCGCAATTAAAATCGCCCCCAATTTGAGACGTACGCAAAATGTATCACTTGAACTGTGttcactgaaaaaaaaaaaaaaagtaagaatGTCAAACAGTaggatgaatatatatatatatcatgagGCACTGGAATTTCCAAAAAAGCTGAAGATGAACATGCACAACTATATCAACAGAAATTCATATATAAAACCTCCACAACAATGACAAGATGTTCTGAGAACATtgaaagatttttattttttatagtatcGGCAACAGTGCAACTTTGACACTTTTCTGCCATCTCAAATGACCAAAAGAAAGTGATTGATATTGAAGCCATCTCAAGAACATAGAAACACACATACTCAAAGAAAATATCAATGGGCCATGAGCAAACACTTGTTAGCAGCCTTTCTCCAACTATTGAGGATTATTTGTTAGATATTTCTAGAAATATGAGGATGATCCTTGGTGCAACACTTAGGTTGCTTCATTATGACCAGGACATCTTGGGTTCAAACTGGAGAAACAATAACGTAAGATGAAGGTTGTGTATATCAACCCCTTCTCAAAGTCCAAAAGGTGGGAAGTGGACATCAGCACGCACAAACATTTTTCTCATATGCTAACATGCAGTAAATCCAAGTATATGAATTTAGTTTTGAACCAAAAGATACTTAAGTGATATCAGCAATATGCCCAGACAAGACACTTGAGTGATATCAGCAAAAAAATTTACAGCAACATTAATTTTACTGCTATATGGAATAATATAcaacaataatataaataattgccGCTAATGatacataaaaaaatacaacAACAATGAAAACTGTGGACATTaacaaaagtttttttttttttttttttgctgcaATAATTATTGGCAATAACTATTTTTTCAGCAGCAAACagatttttatttgtaaattttataattttgatagcAAAAACTTTTGCCGCTAATTTTAGTATTTCTTGTGGTGCCAGGTGCAACAACTTATAATGCAGACAATAGGTTCAACATAAAAAAAAGGGACATATGTTTTCTGCAAGTGTAACATTAAGTACCTCATAATATTAGAGTTCATTTGTTTCAGATTGACCGTCATTTACCGAATTTTTGTGTATCACTTCTCCTGATCCCTTTCTGGGTCTTCTGTACCACAAAAATACAGACCATAAAGTTCTCCATAATGCCCCATTCGCAATGTGAGGAATAAATATCCGGCCCCAGTATGGATAATATGGACCTGGCAATTTGATCAGCGTAAAAAATATTGCTGAGGCAATCAGATGCCATGGAACTTCTGCATCCTGCCAATTAAACCAGAAGTCAAGTCATAACAGAACACGAACTAGAAATTCGTTTagaaaactttttcttttcttccccCTCAATTTTACATATCTTGCCATGACATCTGCTAATTTATCAGCACAAAAgacattataaatttatattaaacacTGTGTACCAATCTGCTAAACTAAAGTTTATGGTTCCAAAACAGTTATTTCTCATTTCACTAATATAGCAACCTTGAGAAGTGGTGATAGTTCCAATGCAGTTTCTTTTAGGACTCCACCAACAGCAATGCCAATAAGGAGTGGCAAAGGAACAAAAAGTAGCTTCTTTTGATGCGCACAATATGACATCTCGCTGAGGGAGGAAATTGCCAGTAAAGGTACACACAAGTATTTGATAACTGCAATGCTAAGATCAAGGATGAGCTGCACGAAGTTCTCCAATGCTCTCTTCCACGGAAAGGTCTTGACTGGCCGAGGAGAACTGTCCCATAATTTTCTTGCCTTGCTCATAAAATGGTCAAAATTGAACTTCTCAGGTTCACCTGATTGTCCTGCAGCCATATTTATTGCACTAGAGCTATTGAGCCTAGTATTCTGAAAGAACCCATTGGGTTTAACACTAAAACTCTTGCTGCGTGCTTCCAAAAACTGAAATGACGCCTGCCaattaaacattttttttattaattaaggaAGACTATATACTAATTATTGCCAAAGTTAGAAATTTGAAGCTAACATGCTTACATACTAAAATGGTTCTTCTATCATCACAAACATCATTCTAACAAATATGGACTAGCAGGACTCATCTTGGTACTTGAGAATGTCAAATAAGCTATGCAATAAGGGGCAGTTTTCCCCTTCCATGTTCCAACCCTAACACAAACAGGATTCAGAAATGAGTCCTCTTGATGGAGTCTCAAGTTTGTAGCACCAAATTGTACCCTTGGAAACAATTACAATACCCTAATTCAAAAAGGCACCAATCTAAGCAATTTAGCGGTATTTATTTTTCccatttgggcaaatcagcacTGACTTGATCTTTAATCCATTATTTCAGCACAGTTCTCTTGTCAAATACATAACCAAATTTAGGGCTAGGGTTACTAGCCACATGAATTGGTTTAACCAATGTGTTAGAAAAGCAAAGTCCAATAAAATCAACTGACAAAATAATCCTATGCTCAGCAAACGTCAATCAAATAGGATATGTGGGGGAGAAAATATATACACTCAAAAGGTCATTATACCATTACTGACGAACTGTATCTGCTTCTTTGCTAGGCAGATTGCAGAAACATGCAAAATACTAAAAACCTATCAAATTCAAAAGCTAATTTCACTATGAAAGCTCAAACATCCAAGTACTTAAGAAGTTCCCACTTCCCAGACTACCATGAAAATGTACAAGTCCCATAAAACAGCAAGCTAAACATACAAACTCAAATCCTTCATCTAGTTAGACATATAAAATCAAGTCCATATTCATAGACACACTATCATTTTAACTTTGAAAAGCTTAGAGACTGCCTTTTGTTTGAAAGcaagcatcaaaacccttaaggATATTATCATTTATACGAAATGATTTGCGCATTCCTGCATATAGCCTATTAAAAAATTTGGTTTCACAATAAACCCAAAAAAAAGGGAAGCAAACCATACACTGTCACCACACAATACCAATTGTCTCATTAGCgtaataaaattctatttaatttatgaaattgaCCATCTTAGCTCAAAATTGCTAGAACCCATTTCCTAAATCTTCGTCCCATCAAACAAAGCCTCCAGCACAGAAAGAAAAAACTAACCTTGAGTCTGTGAATGGGAGGAGAATGAACTCTGAGAGCCATTTTAGTGGAGGATTGGAGATAAGGGGAAGAAGATAACAAGTATGAGGGATGCGGAGTCGCCATTTCCAAGGGATGATAGAGCTAATGCTTGTTCATAGCTGGGAACCCAAATGCCAATCGAGAATTGAGGAAGGATAAGATCTTTAGTTATGGGAGTTCGCTCGAGAAAGTAGTTTCAGACGGAAGGTTTAAGGGGTGGGAGCCATAATCCACTGATGCCGATTCCAGGTTTGTTGCGACAgggattaaattttaatttatcactaaatttcatataattctCAAATTTTAGTTCATATCagtgaaaatatttaataaaatattaatatcacaaattaaaagataaataacCTATCTTCGGAAAAAATATAAGATTTCTTCTATAAATTAATTCCGATAATACatatatgattaataaacagattttcaattataaatcatattaaattaataaataagagtCTTTTTCCAAATACAAATTAGATTAAAGTTCGTTATTATTTGACAAAAacttaaaatgaaattttaataaaaatctaaGCTATCAGCaatatttacataaattaaaattttaatttttcaatgaaAATTAATTTGGTAATGATGaaatatttgagaaaaaaataaacgaCCATAAGTAAAGTCCCATTATCAAAATgtcacattaatttttttaattaattttttcttattctaTGCATGATGAGGA
This window encodes:
- the LOC110600766 gene encoding uncharacterized protein LOC110600766 isoform X2, coding for MATPHPSYLLSSSPYLQSSTKMALRVHSPPIHRLKASFQFLEARSKSFSVKPNGFFQNTRLNSSSAINMAAGQSGEPEKFNFDHFMSKARKLWDSSPRPVKTFPWKRALENFVQLILDLSIAVIKYLCVPLLAISSLSEMSYCAHQKKLLFVPLPLLIGIAVGGVLKETALELSPLLKDAEVPWHLIASAIFFTLIKLPGPYYPYWGRIFIPHIANGALWRTLWSVFLWYRRPRKGSGEVIHKNS
- the LOC110600766 gene encoding uncharacterized protein LOC110600766 isoform X1; the protein is MATPHPSYLLSSSPYLQSSTKMALRVHSPPIHRLKASFQFLEARSKSFSVKPNGFFQNTRLNSSSAINMAAGQSGEPEKFNFDHFMSKARKLWDSSPRPVKTFPWKRALENFVQLILDLSIAVIKYLCVPLLAISSLSEMSYCAHQKKLLFVPLPLLIGIAVGGVLKETALELSPLLKDAEVPWHLIASAIFFTLIKLPGPYYPYWGRIFIPHIANGALWRTLWSVFLWYRRPRKGSGEVIHKNSVNDGQSETNEL